The following are from one region of the Acidobacteriota bacterium genome:
- a CDS encoding CARDB domain-containing protein: MKRVLCCLAFAIAFTSHLAEAAYIDITILKYEATPERKLTDDFGDLSTFFEFTAELKGFSFNVSTDWREGTRPNTLINLDLESYQTVTWGTPERRSPFSQHPGLVHNDLVYAGVNPEPRFIGYYGARSVWSPFTFPDRTYEAKAEPRYRAYWLVAGSISFDIGDNLTVSIDSNSTLPGSQDAPGVSPIEGSSRPWSPICKDSLRIFDLQDGKCVCKSGNPADRPDCRPGAGCIQPERMTKIDGNCACLPDFPVPILLGNQLVGCMTNGEASDAAQGGPNFRDRALQATARHWLNPGWIVFYDCDEANAHTSGSVPNSQGSGKPKFICQMVVIPLFLNGGSATGSSLPPERWACFDADNLDGWVRCENDSHPGLPLDLSYANFRAQLPECNTSNAPEWCRRINPGRRPVWDEDPTRPADLRVPVAAYLPSAPVASDQLELQVTLHNEGSTVAPSHHYRVTLRKPDGSTESRDRYAGTLGPGRSRFLTIRGEELGYPELEDGLHRVTFEIDSQNEVAEGDESNNLMTLSFEVGEGQATSEADLRITRLRSSDANPASGHPLEVEMTITNVGGTTASPSRATVAVLTPTDSAHAETFDLPALPPMASESLRFVTGEVVDGGEHDILAIADSDNDVAESDEGNNLAERTVIVHDSQLDCLPCTSGAIHEVGTEQCQPSSNGAPSPGLHHVCRGVRSDGTTCANDPNNPNGWEFIGPQCPPEEDLPDGWHPNACGEPDVCRGTATD, translated from the coding sequence GTGAAGAGAGTCCTCTGCTGCCTTGCCTTCGCCATCGCCTTCACCAGCCACCTCGCAGAGGCAGCCTACATCGACATTACAATTCTCAAATATGAGGCGACCCCTGAAAGAAAACTGACCGACGACTTCGGCGACCTCTCGACCTTTTTCGAATTCACGGCCGAGCTCAAGGGATTTTCGTTCAATGTCTCGACCGATTGGCGAGAGGGGACCCGTCCCAATACCCTCATCAACTTGGACCTCGAGAGCTACCAGACAGTGACCTGGGGGACCCCCGAAAGGCGAAGTCCTTTCAGCCAGCATCCGGGACTGGTCCACAACGACCTCGTTTACGCCGGGGTAAATCCAGAACCCCGATTCATCGGCTACTACGGCGCCCGATCGGTTTGGTCCCCGTTCACCTTTCCGGATCGCACCTACGAGGCCAAAGCCGAACCCAGATATCGAGCCTACTGGCTCGTCGCAGGATCGATTTCGTTCGATATCGGAGACAATCTCACCGTCTCGATCGACTCCAACTCGACCTTGCCGGGCTCCCAAGATGCCCCGGGCGTTTCTCCGATTGAGGGATCCTCCCGTCCCTGGAGTCCGATCTGCAAGGACTCACTGCGCATCTTCGACCTTCAAGACGGCAAGTGTGTTTGCAAGTCGGGAAATCCTGCCGATCGTCCCGACTGCCGCCCAGGAGCCGGCTGTATTCAGCCCGAGCGCATGACCAAGATCGACGGCAACTGCGCCTGCCTTCCCGACTTCCCGGTGCCGATCCTGTTGGGCAATCAGCTCGTCGGCTGCATGACCAATGGAGAAGCCTCGGATGCAGCCCAGGGCGGTCCCAACTTCCGCGACCGGGCCCTCCAGGCGACCGCCAGGCACTGGCTCAATCCCGGGTGGATCGTCTTCTACGATTGCGACGAAGCAAACGCTCACACCTCCGGCTCGGTGCCGAACTCCCAAGGATCGGGAAAACCAAAGTTCATTTGCCAGATGGTGGTGATTCCGCTCTTCCTCAATGGCGGCTCTGCCACCGGGAGTTCGCTACCTCCGGAGCGCTGGGCCTGCTTCGATGCCGACAACCTCGACGGTTGGGTCCGTTGCGAGAACGACAGCCATCCGGGTCTACCGCTCGATCTTTCCTACGCGAACTTTCGTGCCCAACTTCCGGAGTGCAACACGAGCAACGCGCCCGAGTGGTGCCGGCGCATCAACCCGGGAAGGCGTCCGGTCTGGGACGAGGACCCGACCCGGCCGGCGGATCTCCGAGTGCCGGTGGCGGCCTACCTGCCCTCGGCACCGGTTGCCAGCGACCAGCTCGAGCTTCAGGTGACTCTTCACAACGAGGGATCGACGGTGGCGCCTAGCCATCACTATCGAGTCACTCTGCGCAAGCCCGACGGCAGCACCGAGTCGCGCGATCGCTATGCCGGGACCCTCGGCCCTGGGCGCAGCCGATTCTTGACCATTCGAGGCGAGGAGCTCGGCTACCCGGAGCTCGAAGACGGCCTCCACAGGGTGACCTTCGAGATCGACTCCCAGAACGAAGTCGCCGAAGGGGACGAAAGCAACAACCTGATGACCTTGAGTTTCGAGGTCGGCGAGGGACAGGCGACTTCGGAGGCGGATCTGCGCATTACGCGCCTCCGGTCCAGTGATGCCAACCCCGCCTCGGGCCATCCATTGGAAGTCGAGATGACCATCACCAACGTCGGTGGAACGACCGCTAGCCCGTCGAGGGCCACGGTCGCAGTGCTGACTCCGACGGACTCCGCTCACGCCGAGACCTTCGATCTGCCGGCACTGCCGCCCATGGCCTCGGAATCCCTGCGCTTCGTCACCGGCGAAGTCGTCGATGGCGGGGAGCATGACATTCTCGCCATTGCGGACAGCGACAACGACGTCGCCGAAAGCGACGAAGGCAACAACCTGGCCGAGCGCACCGTCATCGTGCACGACAGCCAGCTCGACTGCCTGCCCTGCACCTCCGGCGCGATCCACGAAGTCGGTACCGAACAGTGTCAGCCCAGTAGCAATGGCGCTCCCTCGCCGGGCCTACACCACGTCTGTCGCGGGGTGCGCTCCGATGGCACGACCTGCGCCAACGATCCCAACAACCCCAATGGCTGGGAGTTCATCGGGCCGCAGTGTCCGCCGGAAGAGGACTTGCCAGACGGCTGGCACCCCAACGCCTGCGGCGAGCCGGACGTCTGCCGCGGCACCGCGACCGACTGA
- a CDS encoding calcium/sodium antiporter — protein MIDLIWIIGGAALLYFGGDLLVNGSSSLARILGMSPLVVGLTVVAFGTSSPELAATLVAAYKGAPQVAIGNVLGSNIANLGLILGSAALFYPLLAMARFIRRELPFMILTSALMMPLALDGSYGAIDGLMLVALLVFYLWMLLRKGEKPVVEEEFRNEFGDETGTIWKAAISVLVGIGLLVGGAYALVEGAVSLARGFGISETVIGITAVALGTSLPELAAALVAARRREGDIILGNIVGSNIFNVLAILGLAAIALPIPVDIGEIRTPFLVMMFLSLILLPFLLTRRRLSRPEGAFLLLVYLGYTLSLYLV, from the coding sequence GTGATCGATCTCATCTGGATCATCGGTGGTGCAGCGCTGCTCTACTTCGGCGGTGACCTGCTGGTCAACGGCTCCTCGTCCCTCGCCCGAATTCTCGGCATGAGCCCTTTGGTGGTGGGCTTGACGGTGGTCGCTTTCGGCACTTCGAGCCCGGAGCTCGCCGCGACGCTGGTGGCGGCCTACAAAGGGGCCCCACAGGTGGCGATCGGCAATGTTCTGGGATCGAACATCGCCAACCTCGGGCTCATTCTGGGCTCGGCGGCGCTGTTCTATCCACTCCTCGCCATGGCGCGCTTTATCCGCCGTGAGCTGCCCTTCATGATTTTGACCTCGGCATTGATGATGCCGTTGGCCCTCGACGGTAGCTATGGCGCCATCGACGGCCTGATGCTGGTGGCGCTACTCGTCTTCTACCTCTGGATGCTGCTGCGCAAGGGTGAGAAGCCAGTGGTCGAGGAGGAGTTTCGCAACGAGTTCGGGGACGAGACCGGCACCATCTGGAAGGCGGCGATCTCGGTTTTGGTGGGGATCGGGCTGTTGGTGGGCGGTGCCTATGCCCTGGTCGAGGGGGCGGTCTCCTTGGCTCGCGGATTCGGCATCTCGGAGACGGTCATCGGCATTACCGCCGTGGCCTTGGGAACCAGCCTGCCGGAGTTGGCGGCGGCTCTGGTGGCGGCTCGGCGACGCGAGGGCGACATCATTCTCGGCAACATCGTCGGCTCGAACATTTTCAACGTGTTGGCGATTCTCGGCCTGGCGGCCATCGCGTTGCCGATTCCGGTGGATATCGGAGAGATCCGCACCCCCTTCCTGGTGATGATGTTCCTCTCGCTCATCCTGTTGCCCTTCTTGCTCACCCGCCGTCGGCTGTCGCGCCCGGAGGGCGCTTTCCTGCTGTTGGTTTATTTGGGCTACACGCTGTCCCTCTACCTGGTCTGA
- a CDS encoding COX15/CtaA family protein, giving the protein MSSTSTPKFTRFAWFVLGYNLLVIMWGAFVRATGSGAGCGNHWPLCNGEVVPRPESVETMIEFSHRLTSGLDGFLVLGLLIAAFRTYPKRHRVRLAAVVSMVFLISEALLGAGLVRFGLVADNDSIERAYVMAAHLLNTFFLVAALTLTAAWSGGLSRPRRPLHRQTAWLALGGILLLLLVSVSGAIAALGDTLFPAESLREGIAQDLSPTAHILVRLRVFHPIIAIGATLLLGALALKIQRLQPTAAVTWNCRFFLTMFGIQLGIGFVNLALAAPVWLQLVHLLAADLVWIGWILLAASALAAELPATAAAPATSREPLAGVPAR; this is encoded by the coding sequence TTGAGCTCCACTTCCACACCAAAATTCACCCGTTTCGCCTGGTTCGTGCTGGGCTACAACCTGCTGGTCATCATGTGGGGCGCCTTCGTGCGCGCCACCGGCTCCGGTGCCGGCTGCGGCAATCACTGGCCGCTGTGCAATGGCGAGGTGGTGCCGCGGCCGGAAAGCGTCGAGACGATGATCGAGTTCAGCCACCGCCTGACCAGCGGCCTCGACGGCTTCCTCGTGCTCGGCCTGCTGATCGCGGCCTTCCGCACCTATCCGAAGCGTCACCGGGTGCGGCTGGCGGCGGTGGTGAGCATGGTGTTCTTGATCAGCGAGGCCCTGCTCGGCGCCGGCCTGGTGCGCTTCGGGCTGGTGGCCGACAACGACTCCATCGAGCGCGCCTACGTGATGGCCGCCCACCTCCTCAATACCTTCTTCCTGGTCGCCGCCCTGACCCTCACGGCGGCCTGGTCGGGAGGGCTTTCGCGGCCTCGCCGGCCGCTCCACCGGCAGACCGCTTGGCTCGCCCTGGGCGGCATCCTGCTGCTTCTGCTGGTCAGCGTCAGCGGTGCCATTGCCGCCCTCGGCGACACCCTCTTCCCGGCCGAGAGTCTGCGCGAGGGCATCGCCCAGGATCTTTCACCGACCGCCCACATCCTGGTGCGACTGCGCGTGTTCCATCCGATCATCGCGATCGGCGCCACCCTCCTGCTAGGCGCCTTGGCGCTCAAGATCCAACGCCTTCAGCCGACCGCCGCGGTCACCTGGAACTGCCGCTTCTTCCTCACCATGTTCGGAATTCAGCTCGGCATCGGCTTCGTCAACCTGGCCCTGGCCGCACCGGTCTGGCTGCAGCTAGTTCACCTGCTGGCGGCGGATCTCGTCTGGATCGGCTGGATCCTGCTCGCCGCCTCCGCCCTCGCCGCCGAGCTGCCGGCAACGGCGGCCGCTCCTGCGACTTCCCGTGAGCCTCTGGCCGGCGTCCCTGCCCGTTGA
- a CDS encoding M14 family zinc carboxypeptidase produces the protein MSLWPASLPVDEILAAGSRETPAAEILGQSRQGRPILAHRFDSAAPGASTISLIAGCHADEPVGPELLRRLARWLATAAAAPWRRPLHWRLVPHVNPDGEERNRRWSDHTLPVADWQGRSDRGYDLERYLRDVVREAPGDDLEFGFPRSSTDLEARPEARAVAAFLESAPGRIVFHATLHGMAFADGPWFLLEKSWVERSETLQRNLATRVESMGYRLHDVDRGGEKGFERIAPGFSTRPDSRAMQAHFEARGEPQTAALFRPSSMETVRRIAGDPLTVVSEMPIFLLPPPERWPAKLPHPTGTEGKARFLTALMPRLAAGEEILRPMALRDQMTLQLALIEQGIVCALFQGRPAEGRPAQGRPAEGRPAEGG, from the coding sequence GTGAGCCTCTGGCCGGCGTCCCTGCCCGTTGACGAGATCCTCGCCGCCGGAAGTCGCGAGACCCCGGCGGCCGAGATTCTCGGCCAATCGCGGCAAGGCCGCCCGATCCTCGCCCACCGCTTCGACAGCGCAGCGCCGGGCGCCTCCACCATCAGCCTGATCGCCGGCTGCCACGCCGACGAGCCGGTCGGACCGGAGCTGCTGCGCCGGCTGGCGCGCTGGCTGGCGACGGCAGCAGCGGCCCCCTGGCGACGGCCGCTCCACTGGCGGCTGGTACCCCACGTCAACCCCGACGGCGAGGAGCGCAACCGGCGCTGGTCGGACCACACGCTGCCGGTCGCCGATTGGCAGGGCCGATCGGACCGCGGCTACGACCTCGAGCGCTACCTTCGCGACGTCGTCCGTGAGGCTCCCGGCGACGATCTCGAGTTCGGTTTTCCGCGCTCTTCCACCGACCTCGAAGCAAGGCCCGAGGCGCGTGCGGTGGCCGCCTTCCTGGAGTCCGCGCCAGGCCGAATCGTCTTTCACGCCACCCTCCACGGCATGGCCTTCGCCGACGGCCCTTGGTTTCTGCTCGAAAAGAGCTGGGTCGAACGTTCGGAGACCCTGCAACGGAACCTCGCGACCCGAGTCGAGTCGATGGGCTATCGCCTCCACGATGTCGACCGCGGTGGAGAAAAGGGCTTCGAGCGCATCGCTCCGGGCTTCTCGACCCGCCCCGACTCGCGCGCCATGCAGGCCCACTTCGAGGCTCGCGGCGAGCCGCAGACGGCGGCCCTCTTCCGACCGAGCTCGATGGAGACGGTGCGCCGCATCGCCGGCGATCCCCTGACCGTCGTCTCGGAGATGCCAATCTTCCTACTGCCTCCCCCGGAGCGCTGGCCGGCGAAGCTGCCGCATCCCACCGGTACCGAGGGGAAGGCTCGCTTCCTCACCGCGCTGATGCCTCGTCTGGCGGCCGGAGAGGAGATTCTCCGGCCAATGGCCCTGCGGGACCAGATGACCCTGCAGCTCGCCCTCATTGAGCAGGGCATCGTCTGCGCCCTCTTTCAGGGGCGCCCGGCTGAGGGGCGCCCGGCTCAGGGGCGCCCGGCTGAGGGGCGCCCGGCCGAGGGGGGCTAA
- a CDS encoding VWA domain-containing protein: MKRTWAAAQAQPAKESIELARTVHRYVPVLIALLLSLLLTAGLASATEPPAIDAPATESPSEKAGSGDAEVDTTDPIANLKPRFRQWLRAASPFITVNERRAFLRLTRDYQRDAFIDRFWRMRDPFPETARNELKERWERTASTIEARYETFDDDRARILLTHGMPQGGFQVRCTTTRIPAEVWVYQHSEMVDFPFFLVFIKRRMDGPAFVLRPDQAAFYQANIDAAIECINGRRLTDVLSVMRRMGIDYQRVLVRVLAKPRPRSEEWLATFAAFSTDVAEGTTPLNAAFETTYPGRRDSRTVLQGLLTLPHQEITFGEFAGHRSADFLLVGEVVAEDRLFENFRYKFGFPAASLAAGRNVPLAFQRLLRPGTYRLILRLEDLNSHAVFRHEQDITVPKVERVIAASRTTDSETARLFTEATEAISAGETTVRIIPPSGDLHTGLVRIDTLAVGDDIKKVSFFLDERLVMTKNRPPYNVEIDLGEFPQLHTLRVEAYDSAGRDIARDEALINAGGNRFAVRLTEPVKGRQYEQSLQARAEVETPDGREVDRVEFFVNEDLIATLYQPPYSQPIVLPQSDDLTYVRAVAYLPDGNFTEDLVFVNAPEYLEELDVQFVELYTSAFDGRGRPIQGLTKDEFQVSEDGVPQSIERFEEVRDLPIHAGILIDNSGSMRGSLEAARKAALSFFEQAITPRDRAAVITFNKFPHLAVKLTNNLQALGGGLAGLTAEGETALYDSLIFSLYYFAGIKGQRALLVLSDGRDEASKFTFEEALEYARRAGVTVYTVGLNLGSNDARRKLAQIADETGGRSFFIGNIGELDAIYQSIQEELRSQYLIAYQSSNTAEDREFRSVELETVRPGVKVKTISGYYP, from the coding sequence ATGAAGAGGACTTGGGCTGCAGCACAAGCCCAACCGGCAAAGGAGTCCATCGAGCTTGCGCGCACCGTACACCGCTACGTGCCGGTCTTGATCGCCCTTCTCCTGAGCCTGTTGCTGACCGCCGGCCTGGCTTCGGCCACCGAACCGCCGGCTATCGACGCCCCTGCGACCGAATCCCCCTCCGAAAAAGCCGGCTCCGGGGACGCCGAGGTCGATACGACCGACCCCATCGCCAACCTGAAACCGCGCTTCCGGCAGTGGCTGCGGGCCGCTTCCCCATTCATCACCGTCAACGAACGGCGGGCCTTCCTGCGGCTGACGCGGGACTACCAGCGCGATGCCTTCATCGACCGCTTCTGGCGCATGCGAGACCCCTTCCCGGAGACCGCCCGCAACGAGCTGAAGGAGCGCTGGGAGCGCACCGCCTCGACCATCGAGGCGCGCTACGAGACCTTCGACGACGATCGCGCCCGCATCCTGCTGACCCACGGCATGCCGCAAGGCGGCTTCCAGGTGCGCTGCACCACCACCCGGATTCCGGCCGAGGTGTGGGTCTATCAGCACAGCGAGATGGTCGACTTTCCGTTCTTCCTGGTCTTCATCAAGCGGCGCATGGACGGCCCCGCCTTCGTGCTGCGGCCCGACCAGGCGGCCTTCTACCAGGCCAACATCGACGCCGCCATCGAGTGCATCAACGGCCGGCGCCTGACCGACGTGCTGTCGGTCATGCGACGCATGGGCATCGACTACCAGCGAGTCCTGGTGCGAGTGCTGGCCAAGCCGCGACCGCGCAGCGAGGAATGGCTCGCCACCTTCGCCGCTTTCTCGACCGACGTCGCCGAGGGCACGACCCCGCTCAACGCCGCCTTCGAGACCACCTATCCCGGGCGTCGCGATAGCCGCACCGTGCTCCAGGGCCTGCTGACGCTGCCGCACCAGGAGATCACCTTCGGTGAGTTCGCGGGCCATCGTTCGGCCGACTTCCTGCTCGTCGGCGAGGTGGTGGCGGAGGATCGCCTGTTCGAGAACTTCCGCTACAAGTTCGGATTTCCCGCCGCCTCCCTGGCCGCCGGCCGCAACGTTCCGCTGGCCTTCCAACGCCTGCTGAGGCCCGGCACCTACCGGCTCATCCTGCGCCTCGAAGACCTCAACAGCCATGCCGTCTTCCGCCACGAGCAGGACATCACGGTGCCGAAGGTCGAGCGGGTGATCGCGGCGAGCCGCACCACCGACTCCGAGACCGCGCGCCTGTTCACCGAGGCCACCGAAGCGATCAGCGCCGGCGAGACCACGGTGCGCATCATCCCGCCGAGTGGCGACTTACACACTGGCCTGGTTCGCATCGACACCCTCGCCGTCGGGGACGACATCAAGAAAGTCTCGTTCTTTCTCGACGAACGGCTGGTGATGACCAAGAACCGGCCGCCCTACAACGTCGAAATCGACCTCGGCGAGTTTCCGCAGCTCCACACCCTGCGGGTCGAGGCCTACGACAGCGCCGGCCGCGACATCGCTCGCGACGAAGCTCTGATCAACGCCGGCGGCAATCGCTTTGCGGTGCGCTTGACGGAGCCGGTCAAGGGACGCCAGTACGAACAGAGCCTGCAGGCCCGGGCGGAGGTCGAGACGCCCGACGGCCGCGAAGTCGATCGGGTCGAGTTCTTCGTCAACGAGGACCTCATCGCCACCCTCTACCAACCGCCCTACAGCCAGCCCATCGTGCTGCCCCAGAGCGACGATCTGACCTACGTGCGCGCCGTCGCCTATCTCCCCGACGGCAACTTCACGGAAGACCTGGTGTTCGTCAACGCCCCGGAGTACCTGGAAGAGCTCGACGTCCAGTTCGTCGAGCTCTACACCAGCGCCTTCGATGGCCGCGGGCGACCGATTCAGGGGCTGACCAAGGACGAGTTCCAGGTCTCCGAGGACGGCGTGCCCCAGTCCATCGAACGCTTCGAAGAGGTCCGCGATCTACCGATCCACGCCGGCATCCTGATCGACAACTCGGGCTCCATGCGGGGCTCCCTGGAAGCAGCTCGCAAGGCGGCCCTGTCCTTCTTCGAGCAGGCGATCACTCCCCGTGACCGCGCCGCGGTGATCACCTTCAACAAGTTCCCGCACCTGGCGGTGAAGCTGACCAACAACCTACAGGCCCTCGGAGGAGGTTTGGCGGGATTGACGGCCGAGGGCGAAACGGCGCTCTATGACAGCCTGATCTTCTCCCTCTACTACTTCGCCGGCATCAAAGGCCAGCGGGCACTGCTGGTGCTCTCCGACGGCCGCGACGAAGCCAGCAAGTTCACCTTCGAGGAAGCCCTCGAGTACGCTCGCCGCGCCGGTGTGACGGTCTACACCGTCGGCCTCAACCTGGGCTCCAATGACGCCCGTCGCAAGCTTGCCCAGATCGCCGACGAAACCGGCGGACGCAGCTTCTTCATCGGCAACATCGGCGAGCTCGACGCGATCTACCAGTCGATTCAAGAAGAGCTGCGCAGCCAGTACCTGATCGCCTACCAGTCCTCCAACACCGCCGAGGATCGCGAGTTTCGCAGCGTCGAGCTCGAAACCGTCCGGCCGGGCGTCAAAGTCAAAACCATCAGCGGTTACTACCCTTAG
- a CDS encoding intradiol ring-cleavage dioxygenase: MRDALLIVALVATLVPSPFASAAQDRSSRPCRDCTVLDEAPEKLDWRLTIPSQGEPGSPLVLTGRVLAADGETPAAGVLLYFHHTNGEGVYPPPPGSTGWRRRHGTLRGWLRTDAEGRYELRTLRPGPYPDARIPAHIHLHIREADGSSYRGRDFHFTDDPFLSETARRRAVELVRAGDGWRGEKDVILRP; this comes from the coding sequence ATGCGAGATGCCCTCTTGATCGTCGCTTTGGTGGCGACGCTGGTGCCAAGCCCCTTCGCCTCGGCGGCGCAGGACCGCAGCTCCCGTCCCTGCCGCGACTGCACCGTTCTCGATGAGGCCCCGGAGAAGCTCGACTGGCGCCTCACCATTCCCAGCCAAGGCGAGCCGGGTTCACCCTTGGTGCTCACCGGCCGAGTCCTCGCCGCCGATGGCGAGACGCCGGCCGCCGGCGTGCTGCTCTACTTCCACCACACCAACGGCGAAGGGGTCTACCCACCTCCTCCGGGAAGCACCGGATGGCGCCGGCGCCACGGCACCCTCCGCGGCTGGCTACGGACCGACGCCGAGGGGCGCTACGAGCTCCGCACCCTGAGGCCGGGTCCCTACCCCGACGCCAGGATTCCGGCTCACATCCACCTGCACATCCGAGAAGCGGACGGTAGTTCCTACCGCGGCAGGGACTTCCACTTCACCGACGACCCGTTCCTGAGTGAGACGGCGAGACGACGCGCCGTCGAGCTCGTGCGAGCAGGAGACGGCTGGCGCGGAGAGAAGGACGTCATCTTGCGTCCCTGA
- a CDS encoding ArsC family (seleno)protein — protein sequence MLTNHDAEIVEERSARKQPLSDDEVQVLLGKVSTVHVAKGKKVVTFEAGETDLDALKGPTGNYRAPMVLTGDTLLVGFNRELAADLVSG from the coding sequence GTGCTGACGAACCACGATGCCGAGATCGTCGAGGAGCGCTCGGCGCGCAAACAACCCCTCTCCGATGACGAGGTCCAGGTCTTGCTCGGCAAGGTGAGCACGGTGCACGTCGCCAAGGGCAAGAAGGTGGTGACCTTCGAGGCCGGCGAGACCGATCTCGATGCCCTCAAAGGCCCGACCGGCAACTACCGGGCCCCGATGGTGCTGACGGGCGATACCCTGTTGGTGGGCTTCAACCGGGAGCTGGCTGCGGACCTGGTCAGCGGCTAG
- a CDS encoding thioesterase family protein encodes MSQTYEQAFPVRWADLDPNRHLRHTAFNDYATHVRFSCLAERGFGAERFEAANVGPVIFREETRYRREVAMGETITIDFRVAGLSANGRKYRLTHRVLRADGELAATVTVEGAWLDLTTRRIRRPPPALLAALRSIARSEDFEELGS; translated from the coding sequence ATGAGTCAGACCTACGAGCAAGCCTTCCCTGTCCGGTGGGCGGATCTCGATCCCAATCGGCATCTTCGCCACACCGCTTTCAACGACTACGCCACCCACGTGCGCTTCTCCTGCCTCGCCGAGCGCGGCTTCGGGGCTGAGCGCTTCGAGGCCGCGAATGTCGGTCCGGTGATCTTCCGCGAGGAGACCCGATACCGCCGTGAGGTGGCGATGGGAGAGACCATCACCATCGACTTTCGCGTTGCCGGCCTCTCCGCCAACGGCCGCAAGTACCGCTTGACCCACCGGGTGCTGCGAGCCGATGGCGAGCTCGCGGCGACGGTGACCGTCGAAGGGGCATGGCTCGATCTCACCACTCGGCGGATTCGTCGGCCGCCGCCGGCGCTGCTCGCGGCCCTCCGTTCGATCGCGCGCAGTGAGGACTTCGAAGAGCTTGGGTCTTAG